The DNA segment AGGGCGAGGTGATGGAGGTGCTCGACCACGCGCGCAACCTCCTCGTCATGCTCCGCGCGAGCGCCAAGCGGTTCGAGCAGGAGGAGCGGGCGCTCTCCAAGCTCATCCACCGCACGCAGGAGAGCGTGGGCGAGATCAGGATGGCGCCGGTGTCCGCGATCTTCGTGTCGATCCGCGGCCAGATCCGCGAGGCGGAGAAGCTGACCGGCAAGCGCGTGGATCTCGAGCTCGACGGCGGCGAGTACGCCGTGGACAGGTCGGTGCTCGACGCCGTCGAGGATCCGATCGGGCACATCCTGCGCAACGCGATCGACCACGGCATCGAGGCGCCGGCGGAGCGGCGAGCCGCGGGCAAGCCCGAGACCGGGCGGATCACGGTCAGCGCGCGGCACACGGGCGATGCGGTCGAGCTGTCGATCTCCGACGACGGCCGCGGCATCGACGCGGGCAGGATCCGCGCGGCGCTTGTCGAGCGGGGGAGGGTGGGCGCCGAGCAGGCGCGGGATCTGTCCGAGGACCAGCTCTACGACTACCTGTTCGAGGCGGGGTTCTCCACGCGCGAGGGAGTGTCGAAGGTCTCGGGCCGGGGCGTCGGGTTGGACGTCGTGAAGTTCACGGTCGAGCGGCTCGGCGGCGAGGTCCGCCTGAGCAGCGGCGCGGGCACCGGCACGGTGATCACGATGCGGCTGCCCCTCGCGATGTCGACCCTGCGCTGCCTGCTCGTCCGCACCGCCGGCCGCGTGCTCGCGATCCCGGCGGCGAACATCGAGAAGGTGCTCGTGCTCGACAGGAAGGAGATCGGGGTCATCGGCGGCGGCCAGGTCATCGTGTACCGCGACCTGAACATCCCGATCTCCGCGCTGTCCAGGATCCTCGAGCTCTCGCGCGACGGCGACGCCGATCCCCTCGCGACGTCGCAGTTCGCGGCGATCGTCCGGTTCGGCGATCGGCGCTTCGCGTTCGGCGTCGAGGAGCTCCTGGAGTACTCGCAGCTCGTCCTCAAGCCGCTCGGGGATCTCCTCGAGCGCGTCCCGAACGTCTCTGGGCTCTCCCTGTTCGGCACCGGGGAGCTCGCGCTCGTCCTCAACCCCGCGGACCTCATTCGCTCCGCGGGCGGCCTCACCGCCGAGCAGGCGAACGCGAGCCTCAGCGAGGGCCGCGACAGGCCGTCGACGGTGACGATCCTCGCCGTGGACGACTCGATCGCGACGCGCACGCTCCTCAAGACCCTGCTCGAGTCCGCGGGGTACCGCGTGCTCACGGCGGTCGACGGGCTGCAGGCGCTGAACGTGCTCGCGGGCAACCGCGTCGACCTCGTGATCTCCGACGTCCAGATGCCGAACATGAACGGGTTCGAGCTGACGAGCGCGATCAAGTCGCGGCCGAACCTCTCGCGCCTGCCGGTCGTGCTCGTCACGTCGCTCGGATCCGACGAGGACATGGCGGCGGGCCTCGCGGCCGGGGCGGACGCCCACATCGTGAAGAAGCAGCTGACGCGCGGCGAGCTGATGAAGACGATCAATCAACTGCTGTAGCCGGGACGGGGCACCATGCTGAGAATCCTGATCGCCGAAGACTCACCGGTCATCCAGCGCACGCTCCGGGCGCTCCTCGAGGGCGAGCCGGGCATCGAGATCGTCGGGGTGGCTGGCGACGGCGGCGAGGCGCTCAGGATGTGCCGCGACCTGCGCCCCGACCTCGTGACGATGGACATCTTCATGCCCGAGATGGACGGGCTGGAGGCGACGCGGCGGATCATGGAGGAGTGCCCGACGCGCATCGTCATCATCAGCGCGATGGTCGGCGAGCGCGACCTGTCGAGCTCCTTCGAGGCGATGCGCGCGGGAGCGATCGAGGTGATCGAGAAGCCGCACGGCGTCCTCGCGGGGAACTACTCGGAGGTGAAGCTGAGCCTCGCGCGCCTGCTCCGGAAGGTCGCGGTGGCGAAGCCGGCGGCGCAGATGTCCTGGCTCCGCCTGTCGCGGCAGGTCGAGGCGGCGCCGGCTCCGAGGGCGGCGGGTCCGCTGCGGCGGGTGCCGGAGGCGTTCGAGCCGGAGATCGTCTGCATCGGCGGCTCGACCGGCGCCCCGGCGGTGATCGTCGAGGTGCTCTCCAAGCTGCCCAAGGGATATCCGTTCCCCATCGTCGTCGCGCAGCACATCGCCAAGGGGTTCGCCGCGGGCTTCGCGAGCTGGCTCGACTCGGCCGTGCCGCTCGAGGTCAGGGTGGCGGACGGGCGCGAGGCGCTCCGGCCCGGGCTCGTCCTCGTCGCGCCGGACACGCACCACCTCGAGCTCCGGCGCCCGGGCGGGTACGAGCTCGTCCCGCCGACCGATCCCCGGCGCCACGTCCCGTCCATCGACGCGCTGTTCCGCTCGGCGGCGAAGGCCCACGGCGATCGCACCCTCGGCGTGCTCCTGTCCGGGATGGGGAAGGACGGCGCGGAGGGGCTCGAGGCCGTCTACGCGGCGGGCGGCGTCACGCTCGCCCAGAGCGAGGCGACGTCGGTCGTGTACGGCATGGCGAAGGTCGCCTGCGAGGCCGGGGCCGTGATGGAGTCGGTCACGCCGCAGCGGCTCACCGGGATCCTGCTCGCGTACGGGATGTAGGCGGCTTCAAGGGGGGCGTTCGGTCAGCCGGCCGATCCGCGCACCCGAGCGCCCCGACTCCCAGCGCCACCGCGACGATTTCAGAAAAACGACGCACCCAACCATGATGGCGGCGCCCCTCGACTTCGCAAGCTCGCTCACCCGAATCGGCTGCTCCCTTCTCCGCTTGCCGGAGAAGGGGCGGGGATGAGGCTGTGAAGGATCGCTCCGAGTCACGAAAAGTGCTCTGAGTCGTTCGGCAGGGCTCCTGCATAGCGAACAACCTCGCCGATGCGTGCGATGACGACCAGTCGGGCTGTCCGGACTTCGAAGAGGTTCCAGTCACGGGAGTCGAGAGCGCTCGCCATCCATGTCGCCTCGTTCTTCCCCTCGCCGAGTGACGAGCGAGCAGTCCCGACCCTCGCACGAGTCACGCTACAGATCTCGGTAGGCGTCCTTCCGGTGCCGGATGTGGATGAC comes from the Pseudomonadota bacterium genome and includes:
- a CDS encoding hybrid sensor histidine kinase/response regulator gives rise to the protein MGANSDLTKEQMEQLAVVFRSEALEHIKALAEVLFTLEEGGGDPTALLGRAFREAHSLKGSAATLGFERAAAITHRFEDALGVMQKDHGRIENPVLDVLLETLETVRASVAGSSPGDAVLSPREERALERIEAFFPRRKASVPPLEPTGRGASAAAPARAEGVPAAADEQKGQARPGPEFVRVAQDRLDAVFARFGELFETSIQIESLGHDMRLNAHEAMQMAERLTSLQLRLEGSPHEGEVMEVLDHARNLLVMLRASAKRFEQEERALSKLIHRTQESVGEIRMAPVSAIFVSIRGQIREAEKLTGKRVDLELDGGEYAVDRSVLDAVEDPIGHILRNAIDHGIEAPAERRAAGKPETGRITVSARHTGDAVELSISDDGRGIDAGRIRAALVERGRVGAEQARDLSEDQLYDYLFEAGFSTREGVSKVSGRGVGLDVVKFTVERLGGEVRLSSGAGTGTVITMRLPLAMSTLRCLLVRTAGRVLAIPAANIEKVLVLDRKEIGVIGGGQVIVYRDLNIPISALSRILELSRDGDADPLATSQFAAIVRFGDRRFAFGVEELLEYSQLVLKPLGDLLERVPNVSGLSLFGTGELALVLNPADLIRSAGGLTAEQANASLSEGRDRPSTVTILAVDDSIATRTLLKTLLESAGYRVLTAVDGLQALNVLAGNRVDLVISDVQMPNMNGFELTSAIKSRPNLSRLPVVLVTSLGSDEDMAAGLAAGADAHIVKKQLTRGELMKTINQLL
- the cheB gene encoding chemotaxis-specific protein-glutamate methyltransferase CheB, giving the protein MLRILIAEDSPVIQRTLRALLEGEPGIEIVGVAGDGGEALRMCRDLRPDLVTMDIFMPEMDGLEATRRIMEECPTRIVIISAMVGERDLSSSFEAMRAGAIEVIEKPHGVLAGNYSEVKLSLARLLRKVAVAKPAAQMSWLRLSRQVEAAPAPRAAGPLRRVPEAFEPEIVCIGGSTGAPAVIVEVLSKLPKGYPFPIVVAQHIAKGFAAGFASWLDSAVPLEVRVADGREALRPGLVLVAPDTHHLELRRPGGYELVPPTDPRRHVPSIDALFRSAAKAHGDRTLGVLLSGMGKDGAEGLEAVYAAGGVTLAQSEATSVVYGMAKVACEAGAVMESVTPQRLTGILLAYGM